A section of the Papio anubis isolate 15944 chromosome 2, Panubis1.0, whole genome shotgun sequence genome encodes:
- the ZMYND10 gene encoding zinc finger MYND domain-containing protein 10 isoform X1 gives MGDLELLLPGEAEVLVRGLRSFPLREMGSEGWNQQHENLEKLNMQAILDATISQGEPIQELLVTHGKVPTLVEELIAVEMWKQKVFPVLCRVEDFKPQNTFPIYMVVHHEASIINLLETVFFHKEVCESAEDTVLDLVDYCHRKLTLLVARSGCGGPPEGEGSQDSNPMQELQKQAELMEFEIALKALSVLRYITDCVDSLSLSTLSRMLSTHNLPCLLVELLEHSPWNRREGGKLQQFEGSRWHTVAPSEQQKLSKLDGQVWIALYNLLLSPEAQARYCLTSFAKGQLLKLRAFLTDTLLDQLPNLAHLQSFLAHLALTETQPPKKDLVLEQIPEIWERLERENRGKWQAIAKHQLQHVFSPSEQDLRLQAQRWAETYRLDVLEAVAPERPRCAYCSAEASKRCSRCQNEWYCCRECQVKHWEKHGKTCVLAAQGDRAK, from the exons ATGGGAGACCTGGAACTGCTGCTGCCCGGGGAAGCTGAAGTGCTGGTGCGGGGTCTGCGCAGCTTCCCGCTACGCGAGATGGGTTCCGAAGG gtggaaccaGCAGCACGAGAACCTGGAGAAGCTGAACATGCAAGCCATCCTCGATGCCACAATCAGCCAGGGCGAGCCCATTCAGGAGCTGCTGGTCACCCATGGGAAG GTCCCAACGCTGGTGGAGGAGCTGATCGCAGTGGAGATGTGGAAGCAGAAGGTGTTCCCCGTGCTCTGCAGGGTGGAGGACTTCAAGCCCCAGAACACCTTTCCCATCTACATGGTG GTGCACCACGAGGCCTCCATCATCAACCTCTTGGAGACAGTGTTCTTCCACAAG GAGGTGTGTGAGTCAGCAGAAGACACTGTCTTGGACTTGGTAGACTATTGCCACCGCAAACTGACTCTGCTGGTGGCCCGGAGTGGCTGTGGTGGCCCCCCTGAAGGGGAGGGGTCCCAGGACAGCAACCCCATGCAG GAGCTGCAGAAGCAGGCAGAGCTGATGGAATTTGAGATTGCACTGAAGGCCCTCTCAGTACTGCGCTACATCACAGACTGTGTGGACAG CCTCTCTCTCAGCACCTTGAGCCGTATGCTTAGCACACACAACCTGCCCTGCCTCCTGGTGGAACTGCTGGAGCATAGTCCCTGGAACCGGCGGGAAGGAG GCAAGCTGCAGCAGTTCGAGGGCAGCCGTTGGCATACTGTGGCCCCCTCAGAGCAGCAAAAGCTGAGCAAGTTGGACGGGCAAGTGTGGATAGCCCTGTACAACCTGCTGCTAAGCCCTGAGGCCCAGGCGCGCTACTGCCTCACAAGTTTTGCCAAGGGACAGCTACTCAAG CTTCGGGCCTTCCTCACAGACACACTACTGGACCAGCTGCCCAACCTGGCCCACTTGCAGAGTTTCCTGGCCCATCTGGCCCTGACTGAAACCCAGCCCCCTAAGAAGGACCTGGTGTTGGAACAG ATCCCAGAAATCTGGGAGCGGCTGGAGCGAGAAAACAGAGGCAAGTGGCAGGCAATTGCCAAGCACCAGCTCCAACATGTGTTCAGCCCCTCAGAGCAGGACCTGCGGCTGCAGGCACAAAG GTGGGCTGAGACCTACAGGCTGGATGTGCTAGAGGCAGTGGCTCCAGAGCGGCCCCGCTGTGCTTACTGCAGTGCAGAGGCTTCTAAGCGCTGCTCGCGATGCCAGAATGAGTGGTATTGCTGCAG GGAGTGCCAAGTCAAGCACTGGGAAAAGCATGGAAAGACTTGTGTCCTGGCAGcccagggtgacagagccaaatGA
- the RASSF1 gene encoding ras association domain-containing protein 1 isoform X1 yields MRSFLGAKCACPRPGVPPPMTQELDPGDLRFSLNGCGAALARAHAHTDTRTRTHATGAVVGGYGRAGPGGRAGAAMGEAETPSFEMTWSSTTSSGYCSQEDSDSELEQYFTARTSLARRPRRDQDEPVEWETPDLSQAEIEQKIKEYNAQINSNLFMSLNKDGSYTGFIKVQLKLVRPVSVPSSKKPPSLQDARRGPGRGTSVRRRTSFYLPKDAVKHLHVLSRTRAREVIEALLRKFLVVDDPRKFALFERAERHGQVYLRKLLDDEQPLRLRLLAGPSDKALSFVLKENDSGEVNWDAFSMPELHNFLRILQREEEEHLRQILQKYSYCRQKIQEALHACPLG; encoded by the exons ATGAGGTCATTCCTCGGGGCTAAGTGTGCGTGTCCCCGCCCCGGCGTTCCTCCCCCAATGACACAAGAGCTAGATCCCGGCGATCTACGTTTCAGTCTTAACGGTTGCGGCGCGGCGCTGGCCCGGGCGCACGCGCACACTGACACGCGTACACGCACGCACGCGACCGGGGCGGTGGTTGGCGGCTACGGACGCGCGGGACCAGGGGGACGGGCGGGTGCGGCGATGGGCGAGGCGGAGACGCCTTCTTTCGAGATGACCTGGAGCAGCACAACGAGCAGTGGCTACTGCAGCCAAGAGGACTCGGACTCGGAGCTCGAGCAGTACTTCACCGCGCGAACCTCGCTAGCGCGCAGGCCGCGCCGGGACCAG GACGAGCCCGTGGAGTGGGAGACACCTGACCTTTCTCAAGCTGAGATTGAGCAGAAGATCAAGGAGTACAATGCCCAGATCAACAGCAACCTCTTCATGAGCTTG aACAAGGATGGTTCTTACACAGGCTTCATCAAGGTTCAGCTGAAGCTGGTGCGCCCTGTCTCTGTGCCCTCCAGCAAGAAGCCACCCTCCTTGCAGGATGCCCGGCGGGGCCCAGGACGGGGCACAAGTGTCAGGCGCCGCACTTCCTTTTACCTGCCCAAGGATGCTGTCAAGCACCTGCATGTGCTGTCACGCACAAGGGCACGTGAAGTCATTGAGGCCCTGCTGCGAAAGTTCTTGGTGGTGGATGACCCCCGCAAGTTTGCACTCTTTGAGCGGGCTGAGCGTCATGGCCAAG TGTACTTGCGGAAGCTGTTGGATGATGAGCAGCCCCTGCGGCTGCGGCTCCTGGCAGGGCCCAGTGACAAGGCCCTGAGCTTCGTCCTGAAGGAAAATGACTCTGGGGAGGTGAAC TGGGATGCCTTCAGCATGCCTGAACTACATAACTTCCTGCGTATCCTGCagcgggaggaggaggagcaccTCCGCCAGATCCTGCAGAAGTACTCCTATTGCCGCCAGAAGATCCAAGAGGCCCTGCACGCCTGCCCCCTTGGGTGA
- the RASSF1 gene encoding ras association domain-containing protein 1 isoform X2 produces MSAEPELIELRELAPAGRAGQGRTRLERANALRIARGTACNPARQLVPGRGHRFQPAGPATHTWCDLCGDFIWGVVRKGLQCAHCKFTCHYRCRALVCLDCCGPRDLGWEPAVERDTNVDEPVEWETPDLSQAEIEQKIKEYNAQINSNLFMSLNKDGSYTGFIKVQLKLVRPVSVPSSKKPPSLQDARRGPGRGTSVRRRTSFYLPKDAVKHLHVLSRTRAREVIEALLRKFLVVDDPRKFALFERAERHGQVYLRKLLDDEQPLRLRLLAGPSDKALSFVLKENDSGEVNWDAFSMPELHNFLRILQREEEEHLRQILQKYSYCRQKIQEALHACPLG; encoded by the exons ATGTCGGCGGAGCCTGAGCTCATTGAGCTGCGGGAGCTGGCACCCGCTGGGCGCGCTGGGCAGGGCCGCACCCGGCTGGAGCGTGCCAACGCGCTGCGCATCGCGCGGGGCACCGCGTGCAACCCCGCACGGCAGCTGGTCCCGGGCCGTGGCCACCGCTTCCAGCCTGCGGGGCCCGCCACGCACACGTGGTGCGACCTCTGTGGCGACTTCATCTGGGGCGTCGTGCGCAAGGGCCTGCAGTGCGCGC ATTGCAAGTTCACCTGCCACTACCGCTGCCGCGCGCTCGTCTGCCTGGACTGCTGCGGGCCCCGGGACCTGGGCTGGGAACCCGCGGTGGAGCGGGACACGAACGTG GACGAGCCCGTGGAGTGGGAGACACCTGACCTTTCTCAAGCTGAGATTGAGCAGAAGATCAAGGAGTACAATGCCCAGATCAACAGCAACCTCTTCATGAGCTTG aACAAGGATGGTTCTTACACAGGCTTCATCAAGGTTCAGCTGAAGCTGGTGCGCCCTGTCTCTGTGCCCTCCAGCAAGAAGCCACCCTCCTTGCAGGATGCCCGGCGGGGCCCAGGACGGGGCACAAGTGTCAGGCGCCGCACTTCCTTTTACCTGCCCAAGGATGCTGTCAAGCACCTGCATGTGCTGTCACGCACAAGGGCACGTGAAGTCATTGAGGCCCTGCTGCGAAAGTTCTTGGTGGTGGATGACCCCCGCAAGTTTGCACTCTTTGAGCGGGCTGAGCGTCATGGCCAAG TGTACTTGCGGAAGCTGTTGGATGATGAGCAGCCCCTGCGGCTGCGGCTCCTGGCAGGGCCCAGTGACAAGGCCCTGAGCTTCGTCCTGAAGGAAAATGACTCTGGGGAGGTGAAC TGGGATGCCTTCAGCATGCCTGAACTACATAACTTCCTGCGTATCCTGCagcgggaggaggaggagcaccTCCGCCAGATCCTGCAGAAGTACTCCTATTGCCGCCAGAAGATCCAAGAGGCCCTGCACGCCTGCCCCCTTGGGTGA
- the ZMYND10 gene encoding zinc finger MYND domain-containing protein 10 isoform X2, with the protein MWKQKVFPVLCRVEDFKPQNTFPIYMVVHHEASIINLLETVFFHKEVCESAEDTVLDLVDYCHRKLTLLVARSGCGGPPEGEGSQDSNPMQELQKQAELMEFEIALKALSVLRYITDCVDSLSLSTLSRMLSTHNLPCLLVELLEHSPWNRREGGKLQQFEGSRWHTVAPSEQQKLSKLDGQVWIALYNLLLSPEAQARYCLTSFAKGQLLKLRAFLTDTLLDQLPNLAHLQSFLAHLALTETQPPKKDLVLEQIPEIWERLERENRGKWQAIAKHQLQHVFSPSEQDLRLQAQRWAETYRLDVLEAVAPERPRCAYCSAEASKRCSRCQNEWYCCRECQVKHWEKHGKTCVLAAQGDRAK; encoded by the exons ATGTGGAAGCAGAAGGTGTTCCCCGTGCTCTGCAGGGTGGAGGACTTCAAGCCCCAGAACACCTTTCCCATCTACATGGTG GTGCACCACGAGGCCTCCATCATCAACCTCTTGGAGACAGTGTTCTTCCACAAG GAGGTGTGTGAGTCAGCAGAAGACACTGTCTTGGACTTGGTAGACTATTGCCACCGCAAACTGACTCTGCTGGTGGCCCGGAGTGGCTGTGGTGGCCCCCCTGAAGGGGAGGGGTCCCAGGACAGCAACCCCATGCAG GAGCTGCAGAAGCAGGCAGAGCTGATGGAATTTGAGATTGCACTGAAGGCCCTCTCAGTACTGCGCTACATCACAGACTGTGTGGACAG CCTCTCTCTCAGCACCTTGAGCCGTATGCTTAGCACACACAACCTGCCCTGCCTCCTGGTGGAACTGCTGGAGCATAGTCCCTGGAACCGGCGGGAAGGAG GCAAGCTGCAGCAGTTCGAGGGCAGCCGTTGGCATACTGTGGCCCCCTCAGAGCAGCAAAAGCTGAGCAAGTTGGACGGGCAAGTGTGGATAGCCCTGTACAACCTGCTGCTAAGCCCTGAGGCCCAGGCGCGCTACTGCCTCACAAGTTTTGCCAAGGGACAGCTACTCAAG CTTCGGGCCTTCCTCACAGACACACTACTGGACCAGCTGCCCAACCTGGCCCACTTGCAGAGTTTCCTGGCCCATCTGGCCCTGACTGAAACCCAGCCCCCTAAGAAGGACCTGGTGTTGGAACAG ATCCCAGAAATCTGGGAGCGGCTGGAGCGAGAAAACAGAGGCAAGTGGCAGGCAATTGCCAAGCACCAGCTCCAACATGTGTTCAGCCCCTCAGAGCAGGACCTGCGGCTGCAGGCACAAAG GTGGGCTGAGACCTACAGGCTGGATGTGCTAGAGGCAGTGGCTCCAGAGCGGCCCCGCTGTGCTTACTGCAGTGCAGAGGCTTCTAAGCGCTGCTCGCGATGCCAGAATGAGTGGTATTGCTGCAG GGAGTGCCAAGTCAAGCACTGGGAAAAGCATGGAAAGACTTGTGTCCTGGCAGcccagggtgacagagccaaatGA
- the RASSF1 gene encoding ras association domain-containing protein 1 isoform X3: protein MGEAETPSFEMTWSSTTSSGYCSQEDSDSELEQYFTARTSLARRPRRDQDEPVEWETPDLSQAEIEQKIKEYNAQINSNLFMSLNKDGSYTGFIKVQLKLVRPVSVPSSKKPPSLQDARRGPGRGTSVRRRTSFYLPKDAVKHLHVLSRTRAREVIEALLRKFLVVDDPRKFALFERAERHGQVYLRKLLDDEQPLRLRLLAGPSDKALSFVLKENDSGEVNWDAFSMPELHNFLRILQREEEEHLRQILQKYSYCRQKIQEALHACPLG from the exons ATGGGCGAGGCGGAGACGCCTTCTTTCGAGATGACCTGGAGCAGCACAACGAGCAGTGGCTACTGCAGCCAAGAGGACTCGGACTCGGAGCTCGAGCAGTACTTCACCGCGCGAACCTCGCTAGCGCGCAGGCCGCGCCGGGACCAG GACGAGCCCGTGGAGTGGGAGACACCTGACCTTTCTCAAGCTGAGATTGAGCAGAAGATCAAGGAGTACAATGCCCAGATCAACAGCAACCTCTTCATGAGCTTG aACAAGGATGGTTCTTACACAGGCTTCATCAAGGTTCAGCTGAAGCTGGTGCGCCCTGTCTCTGTGCCCTCCAGCAAGAAGCCACCCTCCTTGCAGGATGCCCGGCGGGGCCCAGGACGGGGCACAAGTGTCAGGCGCCGCACTTCCTTTTACCTGCCCAAGGATGCTGTCAAGCACCTGCATGTGCTGTCACGCACAAGGGCACGTGAAGTCATTGAGGCCCTGCTGCGAAAGTTCTTGGTGGTGGATGACCCCCGCAAGTTTGCACTCTTTGAGCGGGCTGAGCGTCATGGCCAAG TGTACTTGCGGAAGCTGTTGGATGATGAGCAGCCCCTGCGGCTGCGGCTCCTGGCAGGGCCCAGTGACAAGGCCCTGAGCTTCGTCCTGAAGGAAAATGACTCTGGGGAGGTGAAC TGGGATGCCTTCAGCATGCCTGAACTACATAACTTCCTGCGTATCCTGCagcgggaggaggaggagcaccTCCGCCAGATCCTGCAGAAGTACTCCTATTGCCGCCAGAAGATCCAAGAGGCCCTGCACGCCTGCCCCCTTGGGTGA
- the RASSF1 gene encoding ras association domain-containing protein 1 isoform X4 translates to MSLNKDGSYTGFIKVQLKLVRPVSVPSSKKPPSLQDARRGPGRGTSVRRRTSFYLPKDAVKHLHVLSRTRAREVIEALLRKFLVVDDPRKFALFERAERHGQVYLRKLLDDEQPLRLRLLAGPSDKALSFVLKENDSGEVNWDAFSMPELHNFLRILQREEEEHLRQILQKYSYCRQKIQEALHACPLG, encoded by the exons ATGAGCTTG aACAAGGATGGTTCTTACACAGGCTTCATCAAGGTTCAGCTGAAGCTGGTGCGCCCTGTCTCTGTGCCCTCCAGCAAGAAGCCACCCTCCTTGCAGGATGCCCGGCGGGGCCCAGGACGGGGCACAAGTGTCAGGCGCCGCACTTCCTTTTACCTGCCCAAGGATGCTGTCAAGCACCTGCATGTGCTGTCACGCACAAGGGCACGTGAAGTCATTGAGGCCCTGCTGCGAAAGTTCTTGGTGGTGGATGACCCCCGCAAGTTTGCACTCTTTGAGCGGGCTGAGCGTCATGGCCAAG TGTACTTGCGGAAGCTGTTGGATGATGAGCAGCCCCTGCGGCTGCGGCTCCTGGCAGGGCCCAGTGACAAGGCCCTGAGCTTCGTCCTGAAGGAAAATGACTCTGGGGAGGTGAAC TGGGATGCCTTCAGCATGCCTGAACTACATAACTTCCTGCGTATCCTGCagcgggaggaggaggagcaccTCCGCCAGATCCTGCAGAAGTACTCCTATTGCCGCCAGAAGATCCAAGAGGCCCTGCACGCCTGCCCCCTTGGGTGA
- the TUSC2 gene encoding tumor suppressor candidate 2, with the protein MGASGSKARGLWPFASAAGGGGSEAAGAEQALVRPRGRAVPPFVFTRRGSMFYDEDGDLAHEFYEETIVTKNGQKRAKLRRVHKNLIPQGIVKLDPPRIHVDFPVILYEV; encoded by the exons ATGGGCGCCAGCGGGTCCAAAGCTCGGGGCCTGTGGCCCTTCGCCTCGGCGGCCGGAGGCGGCGGCTCAGAGGCAGCAGGAGCTGAGCAAGCTTTGGTGCGGCCTCGGGGCCGAGCTGTGCCCCCCTTCGTATTCACGCGCCGCGG CTCTATGTTCTATGATGAGGATGGGGATCTCGCTCACGAGTTCTATGAGGAGACAATCGTCACCAAGAACGGGCAGAAGCGGGCCAAGCTGAGGCGAGTGCATAAGAATCTGATTCCTCAG GGCATCGTGAAGCTGGATCCCCCCCGCATCCACGTGGATTTCCCTGTGATCCTCTATGAGGTGtga
- the HYAL2 gene encoding hyaluronidase-2: MRAGPGPAVTLALVLAVAWAMELKPTAPPIFTGRPFVVAWDVPTQDCGPRLKVPLDLNAFDVQASPNEGFVNQNITIFYRDRLGLYPRFDSAGRSVHGGVPQNVSLWAHRKMLQKRVEHYIRTQESEGLAVIDWEDWRPVWVRNWQDKDVYRRSSRQLVASRHPDWPPDRIVKQAQYEFEFAAQQFMLETLRYVKAVRPRHLWGFYLFPDCYNHDYVQNWESYTGRCPDVEVARNDQLAWLWAESTALFPSVYLDETLASSRHGRNFVSFRVQEALRVARTHHANHALPVYVFTRPTYSRRLTGLSEMDLISTIGESAALGAAGVILWGDAGYTTSTETCQYLKDYLTRLLVPYVVNVSWATQYCSRAQCHGHGRCVRRNPSASTFLHLSTNSFRLVPSHTPGEPQLRPVGELSWADLDHLQTHFRCQCYLGWSGEQCQWDHRQAAGGASEAWAGFHLTSLLALAALAFTWTL, from the exons ATGCGGGCAGGCCCAGGCCCCGCCGTTACACTGGCCCTGGTGCTGGCGGTGGCATGGGCCATGGAGCTCAAGCCCACAGCACCACCCATCTTCACAGGCCGGCCCTTTGTGGTAGCGTGGGATGTGCCCACACAGGACTGTGGCCCACGCCTCAAGGTGCCACTGGACCTGAATGCCTTTGATGTGCAGGCCTCACCTAATGAGGGTTTTGTGAACCAGAATATCACCATCTTCTACCGCGACCGTCTAGGCCTGTATCCACGCTTCGATTCCGCGGGAAGGtctgtgcatggtggtgtgccaCAGAATGTCAGCCTCTGGGCACACCGGAAGATGCTGCAGAAACGTGTGGAGCACTACATTCGGACACAGGAGTCTGAGGGGCTGGCGGTCATCGACTGGGAGGACTGGCGACCTGTGTGGGTACGCAACTGGCAGGACAAAGATGTGTACCGCCGGTCATCACGCCAGCTGGTGGCCAGTCGTCACCCTGACTGGCCTCCAGACCGCATAGTCAAACAGGCACAATATGAGTTTGAGTTCGCAGCACAGCAGTTCATGCTGGAGACACTGCGTTATGTCAAGGCAGTGCGGCCCCGGCACCTCTGGGGCTTCTACCTCTTTCCTGACTGCTACAATCATGATTATGTGCAGAACTGGGAGAGCTACACAGGCCGCTGTCCTGATGTTGAAGTGGCCCGCAATGACCAGCTGGCCTGGCTGTGGGCTGAGAGCACGGCCCTCTTCCCGTCTGTCTACCTGGACGAGACACTTGCTTCCTCCCGCCATGGCCGCAACTTTGTGAGCTTCCGTGTTCAGGAGGCCCTTCGTGTGGCTCGAACCCACCATGCCAACCATGCACTCCCAGTCTACGTCTTCACACGGCCCACCTATAGCCGCAGGCTCACGGGGCTTAGTGAG atggacctcatctctaccattGGCGAGAGTGCAGCCCTGGGCGCAGCTGGTGTCATCCTCTGGGGCGACGCAGGGTACACCACAAGCACG GAGACCTGCCAGTATCTTAAGGATTACCTGACACGGCTGCTGGTCCCCTACGTGGTCAATGTGTCCTGGGCCACCCAATATTGCAGCCGGGCCCAGTGCCATGGACACGGACGCTGTGTGCGCCGCAACCCCAGTGCCAGTACCTTCCTGCATCTCAGCACCAACAGCTTCCGCCTAGTGCCTAGCCACACACCCGGTGAACCCCAGCTGCGACCTGTCGGGGAGCTCAGCTGGGCCGACCTTGACCACCTGCAGACACACTTCCGCTGCCAGTGCTACTTGGGCTGGAGTGGTGAGCAATGCCAGTGGGACCATAGGCAGGCAGCTGGGGGTGCCAGTGAGGCCTGGGCTGGGTTCCACCTCACCAGTCTGCTGGCTCTGGCAGCCCTGGCCTTTACCTGGACCTTGTAG